The Neomonachus schauinslandi chromosome 11, ASM220157v2, whole genome shotgun sequence genome contains a region encoding:
- the ANKRD49 gene encoding ankyrin repeat domain-containing protein 49 — MEKGKVNDDGKPDPENSLDFSEHFNQLELLETHGHLIPTGTQSLWIGNSDEDEEQDEKTEEWYQLQEKKMEKDPSKLLLWAAEKNRLTTVRRLLSEKATHVNTRDEDEYTPLHRAAYSGHLEVVRELIAQGADVHAVTVDGWTPLHSACKWNNTRVASFLLQHDADINAQTKGLLTPLHLAAGNRDSKDTLELLLMNRYIKPGLKNNLEETAFDIARRTSIYHYLFEIVDGCTNSSPQP; from the exons atggaaaaagggaaaGTAAATGATGATGGAAAACCAGACCCAGAAAATTCTTTGGACTTTTCTGAACACTTTAACCAACTTGAATTGTTGGAAACACATGGACACCTTATTCCCACTGGTACCCAAAGTCTCTGGATAGGGAATTCTGACGAAGACGAGGAGCAAGATGAAAAAACCGAAGAGTGGTATcaattgcaagaaaaaaagatggaaaaagatccAAGCAAATTGCTTCTTTGGGCTGCGGAAAAAAATcgg CTTACCACAGTGCGGAGACTGCTGTCTGAAAAGGCCACTCACGTGAACACTAGAGATGAAGATGAATATACCCCTCTTCATCGAGCAGCCTACAGCGGACACTTAGAGGTGGTGCGCGAGCTGATCGCACAAGGGGCAGATGTCCACGCGGTGACTGTGGATGGCTGGACACCCCTGCACAGTGCTTGTAAGTGGAATAATACCAGAGTAGCTTCGTTCTTACTCCAGCACGACGCAGATATTAACGCCCAAACAAAAGGCCTCTTGACCCCCTTACATCTCGCTGCTGGGAACAGGGACAGCAAAGATACCCTGGAGCTCCTCCTGATGAACCGCTACATCAAACCGGGTCTGAAAAACAACTTGGAAGAAACGGCCTTTGATATTGCCAGGAGGACAAGTATCTATCACTACCTCTTTGAAATTGTGGATGGCTGCACAAATTCTTCACCTCAGCCATGA